The nucleotide window TCAAAGGGCTTGGTGAACGTGACGACGAATCCGACCTTTTCGGAGTCCTGCGGGCCTGTCAAACGTGGCACGAACACGACCACCGACTTGAGGTCGTCCACGCTCATCCCGAACTGCTGGGGCGCGGCCGCTTCGATCGCCCCGAGTACCCCTTTACGGTCGGCGGTACGGATTCCTTTGACCGCCTCGTGTGACAGCACCCGGGCCGCGTCGACGTACAGGAACAGCGCGGCGTCGTGTGGGACGTAGGCCAGTTCGGCCGGAAGTGGTGGTGCGGGGACACGCGCGAGGGCCGGTGAGGGCGGCGTCAGCCCGTTTGCGACGACCGCCGCGAGCGCGACCACAAGAGCAAGTGCGGCTGTTCGGGCCGCGCTGTGTCGGAACCGGAGCGGCTGGTTCATACAGGTGCCTCGAAATCGGGTGCGGGCGCGGATACGAGGGCGGCGGGAGGAATATTGGGGCGGATTTTGCTCGGAAATGCCAACCGCGCCGCCGGCTGCCCGTTACATTCCTCTAGACGCCCCTCCCGGGCAACGATTTCACCGGTCGCGCCGCAGGGCGCGACAACCGTTTACGGACACTCAAGTTCGGTTCCGATCTCGTGCCCGCTCTCCGCGCGGCGCGACCGTTCGGAATGTCCGGGTGGAGGCGACCAAAAAAATCCGGCGGGTCGGCGCAAGTCCGTGCCCCGCGTTGCATTCGTTCCCTAAGCGGATACCGTGGATCGTGAAAAGGTGATCCGGTTGTCCGCGTGCCTGCCGAAGCCGGCCGGTCGAGCTTGCGAATCAGCGGAAGAACCATCAGCACTTGAGGTGAGGGCTTGTCATGGTTGGAACTCTGAATCGGCGGTTGGCCGGACTGGTGCTCGCCCTTGGGGCGGTTTCACTGGTACCCGCGACGGGACTGGTGCAAGCACAGCAACCGGGGCGCGCTCGCCCGGCGGGCAGTTACTCGTACGTCCCCCGTGGGACGTGGCGCCCGGCTGGTTTCAACAACACGGGTAACATCGCCGGCAACAACGGCGGTGTGAACGGCGTCCAGGGCGGTCAGATCCAGGGCGGTATTCAAGGCGGTCAGATCCAGGGCGGGATTCAGGGCGGTATTCAGGGCGGGATCGGTGGGATCGGTGGCGTCGGCGGTATCCAGGGCGGGATCGGTGGTGGGATTGGCGGTATTCAGGGCGGGATTGGCGGCATTGGTGGGATCGGTGGCGGCATTGGTGGGATCGGTGGCGGCATTGGCGGTATCGGTGGTGGCATTGGCGGTATCGGTGGTGGTATCGGCGGCATCGGTGGTGGTATCGGCGGCATCGGTGGCGGTATCGGTGGGATCGGCGGCGGTATCGGTGGGATCAGCGGTGGCATCGGTGGTAACATCGTTACGTTCCCATCAATCGGGAGCTACCTGGGCGGTGGTGCCGGCGGGATTGGTGGTATCGGTGGCATCGGCGGCGGTATCGGTGGTATCCAGGGCGGCATCGGCGGGATTGGTGGTGGTATTGGTGGTATCGGTGGCGGTATCGGTGGCATCCAGGGTGGCATCGGCGGGATCGGCGGGATCGGCGGCATCCAGGGTGGTATCGGTGGCATCCAGGGCGGGATTGGTGGGATCGGTGGCATCCAGGGCGGTTTCGGCGGTATCGGTGGCATCCAGGGCGGGATTGGTGGTATCGGTGGCATCCAGGGCGGGATCGGCGGTATCGGTGGCATCCAGGGCGGCTTCGGCGGGATCGGCGGCATCCAGGGGGGCTTCGGCGGCGGGAAGCAACTTGGGTTCAGCGGCGAAACCGGCTACTAGCCGTTTTTTGCTCAGGGTACTAACGAAAATTGAGATCCGGCCCGTGGCTCTGGTCACGGGCCGGGTCGTTTCTGCATCTGTAGTTGGTAGCGTCGCGAATGATTATGTCGTAGGCGGGCGGGGAGGGCGGAGCTGGTGACGGACGGCGTACTCCCACGGATCGCGGCCGGTGACCCGGCCGCCGTTTCGGACTGTATCGCTCGCTACGGCGGGCTGGTCTGGTCCCTGGCGCGCCGGTTCCTCGGTAGCCCGAGTGACGCGGAAGATGCCGTGCAGGACGTGTTCATCGAACTGTGGAAGAACGCGGGCCGGTACGATCCGGACCGCGCGTCTGAGCCCACTTATGTGACCATGATCGCCCGCCGCCGGCTCATCGACCGCAAGCGCCGGGCCGCCCGTGTGCCCGGCGCGCAACCGTTCGCTGAAGAGCCGCCCGCGGGAGAACCACCAGTTGCACGGGTCGAGATCGAGGACGAGGCCGCTCAAGCCACTGCGGCACTCGCCGAGTTGCGCGACGAGGAGCGGCGCGTGATCCGGCTGGCCATCTACGACGGGTTGACGCACGAGGAGATCGCGGCCGCCACCGGGTTGCCGGTCGGCACGGTGAAGACGCACATCCGCCGCGGGTTGATTCGCGTCCGTGAGCGCCTGGCCCAGAAGGGAGGCGGCGCGTGAGCTTCAAACATGACCGGCTGGACGAGCTGTTGGCCATTGAGGCGACGCAGGGGCTTTCTCCCGCCGAAGCGACCGAACTAGAATCGCTGCTCGCACAGTTCCCCGCCGACGAACCCGACAGTTTGGAGCTGGCCGCGGCGGCCGTTCACCTCGCCCTCATCGGGCCGCTGGAGCCGCTCCCGGTGGGCCTCGCGGAGCGGCTCGAGCTGACCGCGGTGGCGATGCCCCCCGTGCCCGTCCGCCCCGCAAGGCCGCGGCCCTCCCGCGCGTGGGCTGCGTGGTCGGGGTGGGCGGTGGCGGCCTCGCTGGCGTGCGTTATGGCGTTCGTGCTGTGGCCCAAGAAGGAGCCGACGCTGGCCGAACTGCGCGACCGGTTGCGCCCGCAAGCGGTCGCGTTCGCCGCGGCGGACAAGCCGGGGCCGTCCGGCGAAGTGGTCTGGAGCGCCGCCCGCCAGGAAGGGTACTTGGAGGTGAGCGGGTTGCCCCCGCTGGACCCGTCGAAGGAGCAGTACCAGCTCTGGATCGTGGACGCCGGCCGCGCGGACAAGGAGCCGGTGGACGGCGGCGTGTTCGACGTCCGCCCCGACGGGACCGCGCTCGTGCGGGTGCGTGCCCCGATCGCGGTGCGCGCCGCCGCCGCGTTCGCGGTGACCAAAGAGGTCGCGGGCGGGG belongs to Gemmata obscuriglobus and includes:
- a CDS encoding RNA polymerase sigma factor, giving the protein MTDGVLPRIAAGDPAAVSDCIARYGGLVWSLARRFLGSPSDAEDAVQDVFIELWKNAGRYDPDRASEPTYVTMIARRRLIDRKRRAARVPGAQPFAEEPPAGEPPVARVEIEDEAAQATAALAELRDEERRVIRLAIYDGLTHEEIAAATGLPVGTVKTHIRRGLIRVRERLAQKGGGA
- a CDS encoding anti-sigma factor — encoded protein: MSFKHDRLDELLAIEATQGLSPAEATELESLLAQFPADEPDSLELAAAAVHLALIGPLEPLPVGLAERLELTAVAMPPVPVRPARPRPSRAWAAWSGWAVAASLACVMAFVLWPKKEPTLAELRDRLRPQAVAFAAADKPGPSGEVVWSAARQEGYLEVSGLPPLDPSKEQYQLWIVDAGRADKEPVDGGVFDVRPDGTALVRVRAPIAVRAAAAFAVTKEVAGGVVVSRAKHELVLTPKKS